One window of the Thunnus albacares chromosome 3, fThuAlb1.1, whole genome shotgun sequence genome contains the following:
- the LOC122979847 gene encoding calmodulin-regulated spectrin-associated protein 3-like isoform X4 — protein sequence MVDSPSAMKKTFSVPEIKPLDQYDFNRAKICASVRWLLSKSYGSAENVPVELREPLYKDQYEQEHLKPAVSKLLLSPEIYCRAQALLAQAHGVSQPASQGSPADNSALLQFLIKKGFAPKIQDVDVTEEDLSCVPIKTNAHLALIDALMSLAAKETVGRVKMAAEAEQMGVGAPWENALLFWVNRLNQKLRESTEEEEPPKPQTCTDMQPAQDTCQSTRWYWKLVPIRYRKDKVQSKLTPTFPLVSAVKDLSNGCAIAAVLHYYCPSLLPLEDVCLKDTMSVADSLYNLQLIKEFCESSLQSCCPLPVEDLLYAPPLLHLNIMSFIAELLEWFEVKKPDFVKPIQPIDLTDVSGLLYCTSPVSGNSNSGSPSFIFKQPFVPISSPVSPENKSWTKKQISRPLSAVTFSIPFGLDSDVDIVMGNPIDSVFRSVSTDSLTTGIPAVSSPVKSAGMTRVPYSPPEDLSHLVSASAPSQRASWGPFTHTAPMGELPTIEEALQVVHTPGSKDQKKGRTPEKGGRGALGGRPEPRLRPEGAPAGFFLHSPEEDNPQLSSSAPCRSGVLYRPVGGEVGDNERQGRGERRERSGRTTDMSRDDDSVLRDGSVDSSEASDDTPRNAPGNIRPSNGSQGNHSTSNSPGMTSFAERRNNRRRHPAAPGEDSASAPTPTTPGTPHTPSTPAGAAGQQDSPGLRGPEPGSEAWELGARLEEKRKSIEAQKRRIEAIFAKHRQRLGKNAFLQLKREQGEGGGEAAAEDNLTLEERLTRMEEQLKQEEEKEKEKEKDGDKEKEKPSVSNPPRLEKQVTFSIDSKKGAEKGAEKEKGGETVIVEYNEVVQKLSEALQSLQKDMQKLTEQQQQLMSNQRPRNTPKTTPKTTLRSNAKTPPRTPPHTPTKTPPRTPTKTPARSTSKAWVISAGPKSPSASSPSRRSHILSSATSPKTVISSSCPAPRTKIHSSSTPRSPKNHSRTQPHPRPSELKFPPLNRVLTPTQNVDTLPHLRRVSPSKCQVQTSSTFRIGGPRTPQGSPQPTQQPQPDENNSDTGSSETPTQFNLELEQEDIDVVGGLAGLPQPRQLHPRATGGSSSGAPSECSFESETLSLSAAYSAGGEEGRGGDAGKRCSLLEVSLSSLGGPEGGSDEPTDEGQEFSSDSMSDHTESAVEPVRGLVAEPIDPMEQLDLALQTVNLSEQQTESKEEEEAKQTETLEPSEQQHELETRGGIGFFYQEEVRCEGEMAQRKALLLERQQKRNEELKKRRQWHEQERENRPGSSDKRVASPSNTPPAGTPSPTPPATPVRRGDFTRGEYARRQQLRIMDDLDKVLRQKSTNHGRSSVKKTHSRPRSMTREESQLSRSPAKQTAASKLTKVYSHSSLNLAATDEPGNSGGDPIKKTHSRPDSPSGCVTPSRLANQNGEKDWETGSNGTSPAPEYTGLKLFKEPSFKSNKFIIHNALSRCCLAGKVNETQKNKIVEEMEKSPANHFLILFRDSSCQFRGVYTMNPESQELVRLVGMGPRTISSTQVESIYKYSSDRKQFSAIPSKTVGMSVDAFTIPSHLWHGGGGAGGGGSRRASITKKAVISK from the exons ATGGTGGACTCTCCCAGCGCGATGAAGAAGACCTTCTCGGTGCCGGAGATTAAACCGCTGGACCAGTACGACTTCAACCGGGCGAAGATCTGCGCCAGCGTCCGGTGGCTGCTGTCGAAATCGTACGGCTCTGCAG AGAATGTTCCTGTGGAGTTGCGGGAGCCGCTTTACAAggaccagtatgaacaggagcaCCTCAAGCCGGCCGTCTCCAAGCTGCTTCTCTCCCCGGAGATCTACTGCCGAGCTCAGGCCCTTCTGGCCCAGGCGCATGGGGTCTCTCAGCCAGCGTCGCAGGGGTCCCCGGCCGACAACTCCGCCCTTTTGCAGTTCCTCATTAAGAAAGGTTTCGCCCCAAAGATCCAGGATGTAGACGTCACAGAGGAGGACCTCAGCTGCGTTCCGATCAAGACG AATGCCCACCTCGCCCTGATTGACGCGCTGATGTCACTGGCTGCTAAAGAGACAGTGGGCAGGGTGAAGATGGCGGCGGAGGCGGAGCAGATGGGTGTCGGCGCTCCGTGGGAGAACGCTCTGCTCTTCTGGGTCAACAGG CTGAATCAGAAGTTGAGAGAaagcacagaagaagaagagcctCCCAAGCCACAGACGTGTACAGACATGCAGCCTGCTCAGGACACG TGTCAATCCACCCGTTGGTACTGGAAACTAGTCCCC ATCCGCTATAGGAAGGACAAAGTGCAGTCTAAGCTGACTCCTACTTTCCCTCTGGTTTCCGCGGTCAAAGATCTGTCTAATGGCTGTGCTATAGCGGCTGTGTTGCACTACTACTGCCCCAGCTTGCTGCCTCTAGAGG ATGTGTGTCTGAAGGACACCATGTCAGTGGCCGACAGTCTCTACAACCTGCAGCTGATCAAAGAGTTTTGTGAGAGCAGTTTACAGAGCTGCTGCCCCCTCCCCGTGGAGGACCTTCTCTATGCTCCACCGCTTCTGCAT ctgAACATCATGAGCTTCATAGCTGAGCTGCTTGAATGGTTTGAGGTTAAGAAGCCTGATTTTGTCAAGCCAATACAACCCATCGACCTCACAG ATGTCTCTGGATTACTGTACTGCACGAGTCCTGTCAGTGGGAACAGCAACAG TGGTTCTCCTTCCTTCATCTTCAAACAACCTTTCGTGCCAATCTCCTCCCCAGTGTCACCAG AAAACAAAAGTTggacaaagaaacaaatcag TCGTCCTCTGTCAGCAGTGACTTTCAGCATCCCATTTGGGCTGGACAGTGATGTTGATATTGTCATGGGCAACCCAATAGATTCTGTCTTTCGCTCTGTCAGCACTGACAGCCTCACCACCGGCATCCCTGCAGTGAGTTCACCAGTGAAATCAGCAGGGATGACTCGTGTCCCATACAGCCCCCCAGAGGACCTCAGCCACCTGGTCAGTGCTTCTGCGCCATCGCAGCGGGCTTCCTGGGgccctttcacacacacagcgccAATGGGGGAGCTGCCGACCATTGAGGAGGCGCTACAGGTGGTTCACACTCCTGGCAGCAAAGACCAAAAGAAGGGAAGGACACCAGAGAAAGGTGGAAGAGGGGCGTTGGGAGGAAGGCCAGAGCCCAGGTTGCGTCCAGAAGGAGCCCCTGCTGGTTTTTTCCTGCACTCCCCAGAGGAAGATAATCCTCAGCTCAGTAGCTCTGCTCCCTGCCGCTCTGGAGTCCTTTACCGACCCGTCGGAGGAGAAGTGGGTGATAATGAAAGgcaaggaagaggagagaggagggaaagatcAGGACGGACCACTGATATGTCACGTGATGACGACTCTGTACTACGAGATGGCAGTGTTGACTCTTCTGAAGCATCGGATGATACACCTAGAAACGCCCCTGGTAATATTCGACCCAGCAACGGTAGCCAGGGTAACCACAGCACCAGCAACAGTCCAGGCATGACAAGCTTTGCTGAACGAcgaaacaacagaagaagacaccCCGCTGCTCCTGGGGAAGATTCAGCCTCGGCTCCGACCCCAACAACCCCGGGAACTCCACATACACCCTCCACCCCAGCAGGGGCAGCAGGCCAGCAGGACAGCCCGGGTCTCAGAGGCCCTGAGCCAGGCTCCGAGGCCTGGGAGTTGGGGGCTCGTCTGGAGGAAAAACGCAAAAGCATTGAAGCCCAAAAAAGACGTATTGAAGCCATCTTTGCCAAGCATAGACAGAGGCTTGGAAAAAATGCTTTCCTTCAACtaaaaagagagcaaggagagggaggaggggaggcagCAGCTGAGGATAATCTCACGCTGGAGGAGCGCCTCACTCGCATGGAGGAGCAACtgaaacaggaggaggaaaaagaaaaggagaaagaaaaagatggagaTAAGGAGAAAGAGAAGCCATCTGTTTCCAATCCTCCTCGGTTAGAGAAGCAGGTCACATTCTCTATTGACAGTAAGAAAGGGGCAGAGAAAggagcagaaaaagagaaaggaggtGAGACTGTCATAGTGGAGTACAATGAAGTGGTGCAGAAACTGAGTGAAGCTCTGCAGTCACTACAGAAGGACATGCAGAAACTTAcagaacagcaacagcagctcaTGAGCAACCAAAGACCCAGAAATACACCCAAAACTACTCCAAAAACAACACTTAGAAGTAACGCAAAAACACCACCCAGAACCCCTCCTCACACCCCAACAAAGACGCCACCTAGAACCCCGACCAAGACTCCTGCCAGGAGCACCAGTAAAGCTTGGGTGATTTCTGCTGGTCCCAAATCTCCATCTGCCTCCTCTCCATCACGCCGTTCTCACATTCTCTCCTCGGCCACCTCCCCAAAAACTGTCATCTCTTCCTCCTGCCCAGCTCCTCGCACTAAGATCcactcctcctccactccccGCAGCCCCAAAAATCACTCACGCACCCAACCTCATCCACGGCCTTCCGAACTCAAGTTCCCCCCTCTCAATCGTGTCTTGACACCAACCCAGAATGTGGACACCCTCCCCCACCTGCGACGTGTGTCCCCCAGCAAGTGTCAAGTTCAGACCTCCTCGACCTTCCGCATTGGTGGGCCTCGAACTCCTCAGGGGTCTCCTCAGCCTACTCAGCAGCCACAGCCTGACGAGAACAACTCAGACACAGGTTCTAGTGAGACCCCCACCCAGTTCAACCTGGAGCTTGAGCAGGAGGACATAGATGTGGTAGGTGGGCTGGCAGGCCTGCCACAGCCCAGACAACTTCATCCTAGAGCCACTGGTGGCAGCAGCTCTGGTGCTCCTTCTGAGTGCTCGTTTGAGAGCGAGACTTTGTCCCTTTCTGCTGCATACAGTGCAGGAGGTGAAGAAGGGAGAGGTGGAGATGCAGGGAAGCGGTGCAGCCTGCTTGAGGTGTCACTGTCATCTCTTGGAGGGCCAGAGGGGGGCAGTGATGAACCAACAGATGAGGGGCAGGAGTTTTCCTCTGATTCTATGAGCGACCACACAGAATCTGCTGTGGAACCTGTTAGAGGACTCGTTGCAGAACCCATAGATCCCATGGAGCAGCTGGATCTGGCCTTACAAACTGTGAATTTGTCAGAACAACAAACTGaatccaaagaagaagaagaggcaaAACAGACTGAAACTTTGGAACCAAGTGAACAGCAGCATGAGCTGGAGACCAGAGGAGGAATAGGATTCTTCTATCAG GAGGAAGTACGTTGTGAGGGGGAGATGGCCCAACGAAAAGCATTGCTTTTGGAAAGACAGCAGAAGAGAAatgaggagctgaagaagaggagacaaTGGCATGAGCAAGAAAGGGAAAACAG ACCAGGATCCTCAGACAAGAGAGTAGCGTCTCCCTCCAATACACCTCCCGCTGGAACCCCTTCCCCCACACCTCCCGCTACTCCAGTTCGTCGTGGAGATTTCACACGAGGGGAGTATGCACGGCGGCAGCAGCTCAGGATCATGGATGACCTGGACAAAGTGCTGCGGCAGAAATCAACCAATCATGGACGATCTTCCGTTAAGAAAACCCATTCCCGGCCTCGCAGCATGACCAGAGAGGAATCACAGCTGTCTCGGAGCCCAGCCAAGCAAACAGCAG CTTCTAAGCTGACCAAAGTCTACTCTCACTCCTCCCTCAACCTGGCAGCTACAGATGAGCCAGGAAACAGTGGTGGTGACCCCATTAAGAAAACCCACAG CCGTCCTGATTCACCCTCTGGATGTGTGACACCGAGCAGGCTGGCAAATCAGAATGGAGAAAAGGACTGGGAGACTGGTTCCAATGGAACCTCACCTGCCCCAGAATACACAG
- the LOC122979847 gene encoding calmodulin-regulated spectrin-associated protein 3-like isoform X3, producing the protein MVDSPSAMKKTFSVPEIKPLDQYDFNRAKICASVRWLLSKSYGSAENVPVELREPLYKDQYEQEHLKPAVSKLLLSPEIYCRAQALLAQAHGVSQPASQGSPADNSALLQFLIKKGFAPKIQDVDVTEEDLSCVPIKTNAHLALIDALMSLAAKETVGRVKMAAEAEQMGVGAPWENALLFWVNRLNQKLRESTEEEEPPKPQTCTDMQPAQDTCQSTRWYWKLVPIRYRKDKVQSKLTPTFPLVSAVKDLSNGCAIAAVLHYYCPSLLPLEDVCLKDTMSVADSLYNLQLIKEFCESSLQSCCPLPVEDLLYAPPLLHLNIMSFIAELLEWFEVKKPDFVKPIQPIDLTDVSGLLYCTSPVSGNSNSGSPSFIFKQPFVPISSPVSPENKSWTKKQISRPLSAVTFSIPFGLDSDVDIVMGNPIDSVFRSVSTDSLTTGIPAVSSPVKSAGMTRVPYSPPEDLSHLVSASAPSQRASWGPFTHTAPMGELPTIEEALQVVHTPGSKDQKKGRTPEKGGRGALGGRPEPRLRPEGAPAGFFLHSPEEDNPQLSSSAPCRSGVLYRPVGGEVGDNERQGRGERRERSGRTTDMSRDDDSVLRDGSVDSSEASDDTPRNAPGNIRPSNGSQGNHSTSNSPGMTSFAERRNNRRRHPAAPGEDSASAPTPTTPGTPHTPSTPAGAAGQQDSPGLRGPEPGSEAWELGARLEEKRKSIEAQKRRIEAIFAKHRQRLGKNAFLQLKREQGEGGGEAAAEDNLTLEERLTRMEEQLKQEEEKEKEKEKDGDKEKEKPSVSNPPRLEKQVTFSIDSKKGAEKGAEKEKGGETVIVEYNEVVQKLSEALQSLQKDMQKLTEQQQQLMSNQRPRNTPKTTPKTTLRSNAKTPPRTPPHTPTKTPPRTPTKTPARSTSKAWVISAGPKSPSASSPSRRSHILSSATSPKTVISSSCPAPRTKIHSSSTPRSPKNHSRTQPHPRPSELKFPPLNRVLTPTQNVDTLPHLRRVSPSKCQVQTSSTFRIGGPRTPQGSPQPTQQPQPDENNSDTGSSETPTQFNLELEQEDIDVVGGLAGLPQPRQLHPRATGGSSSGAPSECSFESETLSLSAAYSAGGEEGRGGDAGKRCSLLEVSLSSLGGPEGGSDEPTDEGQEFSSDSMSDHTESAVEPVRGLVAEPIDPMEQLDLALQTVNLSEQQTESKEEEEAKQTETLEPSEQQHELETRGGIGFFYQEEVRCEGEMAQRKALLLERQQKRNEELKKRRQWHEQERENRPGSSDKRVASPSNTPPAGTPSPTPPATPVRRGDFTRGEYARRQQLRIMDDLDKVLRQKSTNHGRSSVKKTHSRPRSMTREESQLSRSPAKQTAASKLTKVYSHSSLNLAATDEPGNSGGDPIKKTHRTTKSKFPLVQHLINRPDSPSGCVTPSRLANQNGEKDWETGSNGTSPAPEYTGLKLFKEPSFKSNKFIIHNALSRCCLAGKVNETQKNKIVEEMEKSPANHFLILFRDSSCQFRGVYTMNPESQELVRLVGMGPRTISSTQVESIYKYSSDRKQFSAIPSKTVGMSVDAFTIPSHLWHGGGGAGGGGSRRASITKKAVISK; encoded by the exons ATGGTGGACTCTCCCAGCGCGATGAAGAAGACCTTCTCGGTGCCGGAGATTAAACCGCTGGACCAGTACGACTTCAACCGGGCGAAGATCTGCGCCAGCGTCCGGTGGCTGCTGTCGAAATCGTACGGCTCTGCAG AGAATGTTCCTGTGGAGTTGCGGGAGCCGCTTTACAAggaccagtatgaacaggagcaCCTCAAGCCGGCCGTCTCCAAGCTGCTTCTCTCCCCGGAGATCTACTGCCGAGCTCAGGCCCTTCTGGCCCAGGCGCATGGGGTCTCTCAGCCAGCGTCGCAGGGGTCCCCGGCCGACAACTCCGCCCTTTTGCAGTTCCTCATTAAGAAAGGTTTCGCCCCAAAGATCCAGGATGTAGACGTCACAGAGGAGGACCTCAGCTGCGTTCCGATCAAGACG AATGCCCACCTCGCCCTGATTGACGCGCTGATGTCACTGGCTGCTAAAGAGACAGTGGGCAGGGTGAAGATGGCGGCGGAGGCGGAGCAGATGGGTGTCGGCGCTCCGTGGGAGAACGCTCTGCTCTTCTGGGTCAACAGG CTGAATCAGAAGTTGAGAGAaagcacagaagaagaagagcctCCCAAGCCACAGACGTGTACAGACATGCAGCCTGCTCAGGACACG TGTCAATCCACCCGTTGGTACTGGAAACTAGTCCCC ATCCGCTATAGGAAGGACAAAGTGCAGTCTAAGCTGACTCCTACTTTCCCTCTGGTTTCCGCGGTCAAAGATCTGTCTAATGGCTGTGCTATAGCGGCTGTGTTGCACTACTACTGCCCCAGCTTGCTGCCTCTAGAGG ATGTGTGTCTGAAGGACACCATGTCAGTGGCCGACAGTCTCTACAACCTGCAGCTGATCAAAGAGTTTTGTGAGAGCAGTTTACAGAGCTGCTGCCCCCTCCCCGTGGAGGACCTTCTCTATGCTCCACCGCTTCTGCAT ctgAACATCATGAGCTTCATAGCTGAGCTGCTTGAATGGTTTGAGGTTAAGAAGCCTGATTTTGTCAAGCCAATACAACCCATCGACCTCACAG ATGTCTCTGGATTACTGTACTGCACGAGTCCTGTCAGTGGGAACAGCAACAG TGGTTCTCCTTCCTTCATCTTCAAACAACCTTTCGTGCCAATCTCCTCCCCAGTGTCACCAG AAAACAAAAGTTggacaaagaaacaaatcag TCGTCCTCTGTCAGCAGTGACTTTCAGCATCCCATTTGGGCTGGACAGTGATGTTGATATTGTCATGGGCAACCCAATAGATTCTGTCTTTCGCTCTGTCAGCACTGACAGCCTCACCACCGGCATCCCTGCAGTGAGTTCACCAGTGAAATCAGCAGGGATGACTCGTGTCCCATACAGCCCCCCAGAGGACCTCAGCCACCTGGTCAGTGCTTCTGCGCCATCGCAGCGGGCTTCCTGGGgccctttcacacacacagcgccAATGGGGGAGCTGCCGACCATTGAGGAGGCGCTACAGGTGGTTCACACTCCTGGCAGCAAAGACCAAAAGAAGGGAAGGACACCAGAGAAAGGTGGAAGAGGGGCGTTGGGAGGAAGGCCAGAGCCCAGGTTGCGTCCAGAAGGAGCCCCTGCTGGTTTTTTCCTGCACTCCCCAGAGGAAGATAATCCTCAGCTCAGTAGCTCTGCTCCCTGCCGCTCTGGAGTCCTTTACCGACCCGTCGGAGGAGAAGTGGGTGATAATGAAAGgcaaggaagaggagagaggagggaaagatcAGGACGGACCACTGATATGTCACGTGATGACGACTCTGTACTACGAGATGGCAGTGTTGACTCTTCTGAAGCATCGGATGATACACCTAGAAACGCCCCTGGTAATATTCGACCCAGCAACGGTAGCCAGGGTAACCACAGCACCAGCAACAGTCCAGGCATGACAAGCTTTGCTGAACGAcgaaacaacagaagaagacaccCCGCTGCTCCTGGGGAAGATTCAGCCTCGGCTCCGACCCCAACAACCCCGGGAACTCCACATACACCCTCCACCCCAGCAGGGGCAGCAGGCCAGCAGGACAGCCCGGGTCTCAGAGGCCCTGAGCCAGGCTCCGAGGCCTGGGAGTTGGGGGCTCGTCTGGAGGAAAAACGCAAAAGCATTGAAGCCCAAAAAAGACGTATTGAAGCCATCTTTGCCAAGCATAGACAGAGGCTTGGAAAAAATGCTTTCCTTCAACtaaaaagagagcaaggagagggaggaggggaggcagCAGCTGAGGATAATCTCACGCTGGAGGAGCGCCTCACTCGCATGGAGGAGCAACtgaaacaggaggaggaaaaagaaaaggagaaagaaaaagatggagaTAAGGAGAAAGAGAAGCCATCTGTTTCCAATCCTCCTCGGTTAGAGAAGCAGGTCACATTCTCTATTGACAGTAAGAAAGGGGCAGAGAAAggagcagaaaaagagaaaggaggtGAGACTGTCATAGTGGAGTACAATGAAGTGGTGCAGAAACTGAGTGAAGCTCTGCAGTCACTACAGAAGGACATGCAGAAACTTAcagaacagcaacagcagctcaTGAGCAACCAAAGACCCAGAAATACACCCAAAACTACTCCAAAAACAACACTTAGAAGTAACGCAAAAACACCACCCAGAACCCCTCCTCACACCCCAACAAAGACGCCACCTAGAACCCCGACCAAGACTCCTGCCAGGAGCACCAGTAAAGCTTGGGTGATTTCTGCTGGTCCCAAATCTCCATCTGCCTCCTCTCCATCACGCCGTTCTCACATTCTCTCCTCGGCCACCTCCCCAAAAACTGTCATCTCTTCCTCCTGCCCAGCTCCTCGCACTAAGATCcactcctcctccactccccGCAGCCCCAAAAATCACTCACGCACCCAACCTCATCCACGGCCTTCCGAACTCAAGTTCCCCCCTCTCAATCGTGTCTTGACACCAACCCAGAATGTGGACACCCTCCCCCACCTGCGACGTGTGTCCCCCAGCAAGTGTCAAGTTCAGACCTCCTCGACCTTCCGCATTGGTGGGCCTCGAACTCCTCAGGGGTCTCCTCAGCCTACTCAGCAGCCACAGCCTGACGAGAACAACTCAGACACAGGTTCTAGTGAGACCCCCACCCAGTTCAACCTGGAGCTTGAGCAGGAGGACATAGATGTGGTAGGTGGGCTGGCAGGCCTGCCACAGCCCAGACAACTTCATCCTAGAGCCACTGGTGGCAGCAGCTCTGGTGCTCCTTCTGAGTGCTCGTTTGAGAGCGAGACTTTGTCCCTTTCTGCTGCATACAGTGCAGGAGGTGAAGAAGGGAGAGGTGGAGATGCAGGGAAGCGGTGCAGCCTGCTTGAGGTGTCACTGTCATCTCTTGGAGGGCCAGAGGGGGGCAGTGATGAACCAACAGATGAGGGGCAGGAGTTTTCCTCTGATTCTATGAGCGACCACACAGAATCTGCTGTGGAACCTGTTAGAGGACTCGTTGCAGAACCCATAGATCCCATGGAGCAGCTGGATCTGGCCTTACAAACTGTGAATTTGTCAGAACAACAAACTGaatccaaagaagaagaagaggcaaAACAGACTGAAACTTTGGAACCAAGTGAACAGCAGCATGAGCTGGAGACCAGAGGAGGAATAGGATTCTTCTATCAG GAGGAAGTACGTTGTGAGGGGGAGATGGCCCAACGAAAAGCATTGCTTTTGGAAAGACAGCAGAAGAGAAatgaggagctgaagaagaggagacaaTGGCATGAGCAAGAAAGGGAAAACAG ACCAGGATCCTCAGACAAGAGAGTAGCGTCTCCCTCCAATACACCTCCCGCTGGAACCCCTTCCCCCACACCTCCCGCTACTCCAGTTCGTCGTGGAGATTTCACACGAGGGGAGTATGCACGGCGGCAGCAGCTCAGGATCATGGATGACCTGGACAAAGTGCTGCGGCAGAAATCAACCAATCATGGACGATCTTCCGTTAAGAAAACCCATTCCCGGCCTCGCAGCATGACCAGAGAGGAATCACAGCTGTCTCGGAGCCCAGCCAAGCAAACAGCAG CTTCTAAGCTGACCAAAGTCTACTCTCACTCCTCCCTCAACCTGGCAGCTACAGATGAGCCAGGAAACAGTGGTGGTGACCCCATTAAGAAAACCCACAG AACCACCAAGTCGAAATTTCCACTTGTCCAACACTTAATCAA CCGTCCTGATTCACCCTCTGGATGTGTGACACCGAGCAGGCTGGCAAATCAGAATGGAGAAAAGGACTGGGAGACTGGTTCCAATGGAACCTCACCTGCCCCAGAATACACAG